Proteins from one Juglans microcarpa x Juglans regia isolate MS1-56 chromosome 6S, Jm3101_v1.0, whole genome shotgun sequence genomic window:
- the LOC121237506 gene encoding protein LURP-one-related 17, with protein MFRFLRSMSRTVHEEVHHDDQAHEEDKIGDGGACMSLTVWRKSLLMSCNGFTVIDSNGNLVYRVDNYRGRRPQEVTLMDGTGKPILTMRRRKALRLVDSWLVYEGEATSTDHCGTGKSLKMPVCSLRKHVNILHANRNVLAYASLGTSDRRYSYVIEGSYAHRSCKVFDEQSRRVMAEIKRKEAIKGGVSFGLEVFLLVVQPGFDRGLAMALVLLLDQMFS; from the exons atgTTTCGTTTCTTAAGATCAATGTCAAGGACAGTTCATGAAGAAGTGCATCATGATGATCAGGCGCATGAGGAGGATAAGATTGGTGATGGTGGGGCATGCATGTCTCTAACAGTGTGGAGAAAGTCACTTCTGATGAGTTGTAATGGTTTTACTGTCATCGATTCTAATGGAAATTTGGTCTACCGGGTTGACAATTACAGGGGACGTCGTCCCCAGGAAGTCACTCTTATGGATGGCACCGGAAAACCCATCCTCACGATGCGCCGTCGGAAG GCGCTTAGGCTAGTAGATAGCTGGCTTGTGTATGAGGGGGAGGCAACTAGTACTGACCATTGTGGAACAGGTAAATCGTTAAAGATGCCCGTTTGCTCCCTGAGAAAGCACGTCAACATTTTACATGCCAATCGAAATGTGCTTGCATATGCATCTCTTGGGACCTCAGATAGAAGATATAGTTACGTGATTGAAGGTTCGTACGCCCATAGATCATGCAAAGTGTTTGATGAACAGTCAAGGAGGGTTATGGCAGAGATCAAGAGGAAGGAAGCCATTAAAGGAGGGGTGTCTTTTGGGCTTGAGGTTTTTCTTCTGGTGGTACAGCCTGGCTTTGATCGCGGACTTGCTATGGCTTTGGTTTTGCTTTTAGATCAAATGTTTTCCTAG
- the LOC121236934 gene encoding uncharacterized protein LOC121236934 isoform X1 — translation MDALELPFPLDVAAPKLMGSDGFVRAGVTVKEAEAREQGGVPVLVSPPIARCSSVLRKKESACCDKVPDMEMCTLASQLPTFQGEDVSEHLYGMGKNRRLQYPRSDSVQQQRKAAKASRSGGVSSKRPRLAQMEDSMSLAGVEDKMDITDKLGPFPTRRISPENTPLLTQKNNFNKRSDKRGLKVPAKIKYDSFSTKAGLLNFSSASGGNNFFGLYGLKLDTNDITKLVDELALNDLLDGTYKCSSMVKDKGKKAENMSEDILHSVRKAFSVLQLSRPVQSQDIADVDSFSNKKISTCIVSSVSGNKGESCTPDLSTCNKDSYSKPDMLVNPLDLPLYQPKDILKNLVLAEPKDLESLLLDAAKSSLRNTSDIRPGKQISRRVSLPPFPWSHTFSGHCRNNSDAIKSATTRSACQGRWVMIGNVSSFPRTTTDFLASIESLTYDQSLVPPGLSSENKISPLTSVRLPWSDRDSLSSATYSKASHIFRDPGGQVNYQGNAGQCPRLIAAAQTLYDIANHSVKQNPDGMIRWPKKPPQKAMRARKLKSNGKHEEIFATSIPLFSSNNLVRNVDPLMSSKKPKLSMIESSKDLDHSNCLRKGPLSWSTPRSSRSSPGKSTKDTIAEIKHSTVSILKQSCTMPPPTRVLDKACNNSLQKVRKLLPMDWNRGRDGLE, via the exons ATGGATGCGTTAGAATTACCGTTTCCTCTGGACGTGGCGGCGCCGAAGCTCATGGGGTCGGACGGGTTTGTTAGAGCTGGGGTTACCGTCAAGGAAGCTGAGGCTCGTGAGCAAGGTGGCGTTCCGGTTCTCGTAAGCCCTCCGATCGCCCGGTGCAGCTCTGTTCTCAGAAAGAAAG AGTCTGCCTGCTGTGATAAGGTTCCAGATATGGAAATGTGTACGCTTGCTAGTCAGCTGCCCACTTTTCAAGGTGAAGACGTGTCTGAGCACCTTTATGGTATGGGCAAAAATCGTCGTTTACAGTATCCTAGGTCTGATAGTGTACAGCAACAACGGAAAGCAGCAAAGGCGTCAAGAAGTGGTGGTGTTAGTTCAAAGAGGCCACGGCTGGCTCAAATGGAAGATTCTATGAGTCTGGCTGGTGTTGAGGACAAAATGGATATTACTGATAAGCTTGGGCCGTTTCCTACAAGGCGCATATCCCCAG AAAATACTCCATTGTTGACACAAAAGAACAACTTCAACAAGCGAAGTGATAAGAGAGGTTTAAAAGTTCCTGCAAAGATCAAATATGATTCTTTTTCTACGAAGGCGGGGTTGTTGAACTTCAGTTCAGCTTCTGGAGGAAACAACTTTTTTG GGTTATATGGTCTGAAGTTAGATACTAATGACATCACGAAGCTTGTGGATGAGCTGGCTTTGAACGATCTACTTGATGGCACTTACAAGTGTTCCAGTATGGTTAAAGACAAAGGGAAGAAAGCTGAAAACATGAGTGAAGATATTTTGCATTCAGTTAGAAAAGCTTTCTCGGTCCTGCAGCTCTCCAGGCCTGTCCAGTCCCAAGATATTGCGGATGTAGATAGCTTCTCCAACAAGAAAATATCTACATGCATAGTGAGCTCTGTTTCTGGCAATAAAGGAGAGTCCTGCACGCCGGATCTATCTACATGTAATAAG GACTCTTATAGCAAGCCTGATATGCTTGTTAATCCGCTTGATTTGCCATTGTATCAAcctaaagatattttaaaaaacttggTGCTTGCTGAACCCAAGGATTTGGAGTCTCTGCTCCTTGATGCGGCCAAGTCTTCTTTAAGGAATACTTCTGATATACGACCAGGCAAGCAAATATCACGCAGGGTCAGCTTGCCACCTTTTCCATGGTCACATACTTTTAGTGGGCATTGTAGAAATAATTCTGATGCTATTAAATCGGCTACAACTAGGAGCGCGTGCCAAGGTAGATGGGTAATGATAGGGAATGTTTCCAGCTTTCCAAGGACTACCACCGATTTTCTTGCAAGCATAGAGTCACTAACTTATGACCAGAGCCTGGTTCCTCCAGGACTGAgttcagaaaataaaatttccccATTGACATCTGTTAGATTACCTTGGAGTGATCGGGATTCATTATCTTCTGCAACATATTCAAAAGCTTCTCACATATTTCGAG ATCCTGGAGGCCAAGTGAATTATCAAGGAAATG CTGGCCAATGTCCAAGATTAATAGCTGCTGCACAAACTCTGTACGACATTGCTAATCACTCAGTCAAGCAAAATCCAGATGGAATGATAAGGTGGCCAAAGAAGCCTCCACAAAAGGCCATGAGAGCTCGCAAGCTGAAATCAAATGGTAAACACGAAGAAATATTTGCAACATCGATTCCTTTGTTCTCATCTAACAATCTGGTAAGAAACGTGGACCCTCTTATGTCCTCAAAAAAGCCTAAGCTGTCCATGATTGAGAGCAGTAAGGATCTAGATCATTCGAATTGTCTTAGGAAAGGACCATTAAGTTGGTCAACTCCCAGGTCAAGCCGATCATCGCCAGGCAAATCAACTAAGGACACGATTGCAGAAATTAAGCATTCAACTGTCAGCATTTTAAAACAATCATGCACAATGCCCCCACCTACAAGGGTTTTGGACAAGGCTTGCAACAACAGTCTTCAGAAGGTAAGAAAATTGTTGCCCATGGATTGGAACAGAGGACGCGACGGCCTTGAATAA
- the LOC121236934 gene encoding uncharacterized protein LOC121236934 isoform X2, which yields MDALELPFPLDVAAPKLMGSDGFVRAGVTVKEAEAREQGGVPVLVSPPIARCSSVLRKKESACCDKVPDMEMCTLASQLPTFQGEDVSEHLYGMGKNRRLQYPRSDSVQQQRKAAKASRSGGVSSKRPRLAQMEDSMSLAGVEDKMDITDKLGPFPTRRISPGLYGLKLDTNDITKLVDELALNDLLDGTYKCSSMVKDKGKKAENMSEDILHSVRKAFSVLQLSRPVQSQDIADVDSFSNKKISTCIVSSVSGNKGESCTPDLSTCNKDSYSKPDMLVNPLDLPLYQPKDILKNLVLAEPKDLESLLLDAAKSSLRNTSDIRPGKQISRRVSLPPFPWSHTFSGHCRNNSDAIKSATTRSACQGRWVMIGNVSSFPRTTTDFLASIESLTYDQSLVPPGLSSENKISPLTSVRLPWSDRDSLSSATYSKASHIFRDPGGQVNYQGNAGQCPRLIAAAQTLYDIANHSVKQNPDGMIRWPKKPPQKAMRARKLKSNGKHEEIFATSIPLFSSNNLVRNVDPLMSSKKPKLSMIESSKDLDHSNCLRKGPLSWSTPRSSRSSPGKSTKDTIAEIKHSTVSILKQSCTMPPPTRVLDKACNNSLQKVRKLLPMDWNRGRDGLE from the exons ATGGATGCGTTAGAATTACCGTTTCCTCTGGACGTGGCGGCGCCGAAGCTCATGGGGTCGGACGGGTTTGTTAGAGCTGGGGTTACCGTCAAGGAAGCTGAGGCTCGTGAGCAAGGTGGCGTTCCGGTTCTCGTAAGCCCTCCGATCGCCCGGTGCAGCTCTGTTCTCAGAAAGAAAG AGTCTGCCTGCTGTGATAAGGTTCCAGATATGGAAATGTGTACGCTTGCTAGTCAGCTGCCCACTTTTCAAGGTGAAGACGTGTCTGAGCACCTTTATGGTATGGGCAAAAATCGTCGTTTACAGTATCCTAGGTCTGATAGTGTACAGCAACAACGGAAAGCAGCAAAGGCGTCAAGAAGTGGTGGTGTTAGTTCAAAGAGGCCACGGCTGGCTCAAATGGAAGATTCTATGAGTCTGGCTGGTGTTGAGGACAAAATGGATATTACTGATAAGCTTGGGCCGTTTCCTACAAGGCGCATATCCCCAG GGTTATATGGTCTGAAGTTAGATACTAATGACATCACGAAGCTTGTGGATGAGCTGGCTTTGAACGATCTACTTGATGGCACTTACAAGTGTTCCAGTATGGTTAAAGACAAAGGGAAGAAAGCTGAAAACATGAGTGAAGATATTTTGCATTCAGTTAGAAAAGCTTTCTCGGTCCTGCAGCTCTCCAGGCCTGTCCAGTCCCAAGATATTGCGGATGTAGATAGCTTCTCCAACAAGAAAATATCTACATGCATAGTGAGCTCTGTTTCTGGCAATAAAGGAGAGTCCTGCACGCCGGATCTATCTACATGTAATAAG GACTCTTATAGCAAGCCTGATATGCTTGTTAATCCGCTTGATTTGCCATTGTATCAAcctaaagatattttaaaaaacttggTGCTTGCTGAACCCAAGGATTTGGAGTCTCTGCTCCTTGATGCGGCCAAGTCTTCTTTAAGGAATACTTCTGATATACGACCAGGCAAGCAAATATCACGCAGGGTCAGCTTGCCACCTTTTCCATGGTCACATACTTTTAGTGGGCATTGTAGAAATAATTCTGATGCTATTAAATCGGCTACAACTAGGAGCGCGTGCCAAGGTAGATGGGTAATGATAGGGAATGTTTCCAGCTTTCCAAGGACTACCACCGATTTTCTTGCAAGCATAGAGTCACTAACTTATGACCAGAGCCTGGTTCCTCCAGGACTGAgttcagaaaataaaatttccccATTGACATCTGTTAGATTACCTTGGAGTGATCGGGATTCATTATCTTCTGCAACATATTCAAAAGCTTCTCACATATTTCGAG ATCCTGGAGGCCAAGTGAATTATCAAGGAAATG CTGGCCAATGTCCAAGATTAATAGCTGCTGCACAAACTCTGTACGACATTGCTAATCACTCAGTCAAGCAAAATCCAGATGGAATGATAAGGTGGCCAAAGAAGCCTCCACAAAAGGCCATGAGAGCTCGCAAGCTGAAATCAAATGGTAAACACGAAGAAATATTTGCAACATCGATTCCTTTGTTCTCATCTAACAATCTGGTAAGAAACGTGGACCCTCTTATGTCCTCAAAAAAGCCTAAGCTGTCCATGATTGAGAGCAGTAAGGATCTAGATCATTCGAATTGTCTTAGGAAAGGACCATTAAGTTGGTCAACTCCCAGGTCAAGCCGATCATCGCCAGGCAAATCAACTAAGGACACGATTGCAGAAATTAAGCATTCAACTGTCAGCATTTTAAAACAATCATGCACAATGCCCCCACCTACAAGGGTTTTGGACAAGGCTTGCAACAACAGTCTTCAGAAGGTAAGAAAATTGTTGCCCATGGATTGGAACAGAGGACGCGACGGCCTTGAATAA